A stretch of Elstera cyanobacteriorum DNA encodes these proteins:
- the cobM gene encoding precorrin-4 C(11)-methyltransferase produces MTVHFIGAGPGAPDLITLRGRDLIARCPVCLYAGSLVPAALLAYCPPGARVINTAPLDLAAIIDACAEATAQGQDVARLHSGDLSVWSAMGEQLRELDARGIPYSITPGVPSFAAAAAALGRELTVPEVAQSLVLTRTSGRASAMPPGETLSNFAQTGATLAIHLSIHVLSQVVAELTPYYGPNCPAAIVFRASWPDEIILRGTLETLDAQAAATPMERTALILVGPGLGARDFRPSALYSADYDRRFRPQRASE; encoded by the coding sequence ATGACCGTTCATTTCATTGGGGCCGGGCCGGGGGCGCCGGATCTGATTACCCTGCGCGGGCGCGACCTGATCGCCCGCTGCCCCGTTTGCCTCTATGCCGGGTCGCTGGTGCCGGCAGCCCTGCTGGCCTATTGCCCGCCGGGGGCAAGGGTCATCAATACCGCGCCGCTCGATCTCGCCGCGATCATCGACGCTTGCGCCGAGGCGACCGCCCAAGGGCAGGATGTCGCCCGGCTGCATTCGGGCGACCTGTCGGTCTGGAGCGCGATGGGGGAGCAATTGCGCGAACTCGACGCGCGCGGCATCCCCTATAGCATCACCCCCGGGGTGCCGTCCTTCGCCGCCGCAGCAGCAGCTTTGGGGCGGGAGTTGACGGTGCCGGAAGTGGCGCAATCCCTTGTGCTCACCCGTACCTCGGGCCGCGCCTCCGCCATGCCGCCGGGCGAAACCCTCAGCAATTTCGCCCAAACGGGGGCGACGCTGGCCATCCATCTGTCGATCCATGTGTTGTCGCAGGTGGTGGCGGAGCTAACGCCCTATTACGGCCCCAACTGCCCGGCGGCCATCGTCTTCCGTGCCTCCTGGCCCGATGAAATCATTCTGCGCGGCACCCTGGAAACGCTGGACGCCCAAGCCGCCGCAACGCCGATGGAGCGCACGGCCTTGATCCTCGTCGGCCCCGGCTTGGGTGCGCGCGATTTCCGCCCCAGCGCACTCTATAGCGCCGACTACGACCGGCGCTTTCGGCCTCAGCGGGCGTCAGAATGA
- the cobJ gene encoding precorrin-3B C(17)-methyltransferase: protein MSGWLRILGLGPGNPAWITPETTALLAEATDVIGYAPYLARLRLRLGQIAHGSDNRVEIDRARLALAMAAAGQRVAVVSGGDPGIFAMAAAVFEALEAGPLAWRAIDIAVHPGVSAMQAAAARLGAPLGHDFCVISLSDNLKPWTILEKRLDAVAAGDFVLALYNPASKARPDRLHQAFARLRTLKARETPVAFARAIGRADESLFITTLAEADAARADMATLVLIGSSETRWIATPGGGWLYTPRTYGAGR, encoded by the coding sequence ATGAGCGGCTGGCTGCGCATCCTCGGCCTTGGCCCCGGCAATCCCGCCTGGATTACGCCGGAAACCACAGCCTTGCTTGCCGAGGCGACGGATGTGATCGGCTACGCCCCCTATCTTGCGCGCCTGCGCCTGAGGCTCGGTCAAATCGCCCACGGCAGCGATAATCGGGTGGAGATAGACCGGGCGCGGCTGGCGTTGGCGATGGCTGCCGCCGGGCAGCGGGTCGCGGTGGTGTCGGGCGGCGATCCGGGGATTTTTGCGATGGCCGCCGCCGTTTTCGAAGCGCTGGAGGCCGGGCCTCTGGCGTGGCGGGCTATCGACATCGCCGTCCATCCCGGCGTATCTGCCATGCAGGCCGCCGCCGCCCGCTTGGGGGCACCCTTGGGGCATGATTTCTGCGTGATCTCGCTCTCCGACAACCTCAAACCCTGGACCATCCTCGAAAAACGGCTCGACGCTGTTGCCGCCGGGGATTTTGTCCTAGCGCTCTATAACCCCGCCTCCAAGGCCCGGCCGGACCGGCTGCACCAGGCTTTCGCGCGGCTGCGAACTCTCAAAGCCCGGGAGACGCCCGTTGCCTTCGCCCGGGCCATCGGGCGCGCCGATGAAAGCCTGTTCATCACCACCCTCGCCGAGGCCGACGCGGCGCGCGCCGATATGGCAACCTTGGTGCTGATCGGCTCCAGCGAAACCCGCTGGATCGCAACGCCGGGTGGCGGCTGGCTCTATACTCCGCGCACCTATGGGGCCGGACGATGA
- a CDS encoding cobalamin biosynthesis protein, with protein MRAIGIGCRAGRPAEAVLAVIAQAIAGLSPGRGPLMICTSVAKLSEPGIVQAARRLGLPLHGFPPDVLAAERARLVTLSARVEAVTGLPGIAEAAALAAVGPLGTLILPRFSLDGVTGAVAEDRP; from the coding sequence ATGAGAGCGATCGGGATCGGTTGCCGCGCCGGGCGCCCGGCAGAGGCGGTGCTGGCAGTCATTGCCCAAGCGATTGCCGGGCTATCACCAGGGCGCGGCCCGCTGATGATTTGCACCAGCGTGGCCAAACTCAGCGAACCGGGGATCGTGCAAGCCGCGCGCCGCTTGGGCCTGCCGCTGCACGGGTTCCCGCCCGATGTTTTGGCGGCAGAGCGGGCGCGGCTGGTGACCCTTTCGGCGCGGGTCGAAGCCGTGACCGGCCTGCCAGGGATCGCCGAAGCGGCGGCGCTGGCCGCGGTCGGGCCACTGGGAACCCTCATTCTGCCGCGCTTTAGTCTCGATGGCGTAACCGGCGCCGTTGCGGAGGATCGTCCATGA
- the cbiE gene encoding precorrin-6y C5,15-methyltransferase (decarboxylating) subunit CbiE, protein MTEAAWLSLIGIGADGEAGLSPAARQLLTEAAVIYGGPRHLAMLPDVPGEKRPWPRPFEEFYPVLPTLRGRKVCVLASGDPFYFGVGSVIAERLAPGEYRCLPAPSSLALAAARLGWAQQEATAVSLHGRPLHRIIPHLTPKARLLVLSWDGTTPANLGALLTARGFGPSRLWVLENLGGPEERITEARADAVPERAFAALNLIALDVAATPDARILPRSPGLPDAWFAHDGQISKRAVRALTLAALAPKPGDVLWDIGAGSGSIGIEWLLAAPTGRVIAIEPRADRAAFIRDNVARFGTPEIEIITGRAPDALIGLPPADAIFVGGGGPEVIAAALAHRLPGARLVANAVTLESQAALIDLHRQHGGQLMQIALAESAPLGPYRGFTPARPLLHWCLA, encoded by the coding sequence ATGACTGAAGCCGCGTGGCTTTCCCTTATCGGGATCGGGGCAGACGGGGAAGCGGGATTATCGCCCGCCGCCCGCCAATTACTGACCGAGGCGGCGGTGATTTACGGCGGACCCCGGCATCTGGCGATGCTGCCGGACGTGCCAGGGGAGAAACGCCCCTGGCCCCGCCCGTTCGAGGAGTTTTATCCAGTGCTGCCAACCTTGCGCGGGCGGAAGGTCTGCGTGCTGGCCTCCGGCGATCCCTTCTATTTCGGCGTCGGCAGTGTGATTGCCGAGCGGTTGGCGCCGGGGGAATATCGCTGTCTACCCGCCCCTTCCTCCCTCGCGTTGGCTGCCGCGCGCCTGGGGTGGGCGCAGCAGGAGGCTACCGCCGTTTCCCTGCACGGGCGCCCGCTGCACCGGATCATCCCGCATCTGACCCCGAAAGCCCGGCTGCTGGTGCTGTCCTGGGACGGTACAACCCCCGCCAACCTGGGAGCATTGCTCACCGCGCGCGGCTTCGGCCCCTCGCGGCTTTGGGTGCTGGAAAATCTGGGCGGGCCAGAGGAGCGCATCACCGAAGCGCGCGCCGATGCGGTGCCGGAACGCGCTTTCGCCGCCCTTAACCTGATCGCCCTGGACGTTGCTGCAACCCCCGACGCCCGCATCCTGCCGCGCAGCCCCGGCCTGCCCGACGCTTGGTTCGCCCACGATGGGCAGATCTCCAAGCGGGCGGTTCGGGCGCTGACCCTCGCCGCCCTCGCCCCGAAACCGGGGGATGTGCTGTGGGATATCGGCGCGGGCAGCGGGTCTATCGGGATCGAATGGTTGCTGGCGGCGCCCACGGGCCGGGTGATCGCCATTGAACCGCGCGCCGACCGGGCGGCCTTCATTCGGGACAATGTCGCGCGCTTCGGCACACCGGAAATCGAGATCATTACAGGCCGCGCGCCGGATGCCCTGATCGGCCTGCCGCCCGCCGATGCCATCTTCGTCGGTGGGGGCGGGCCGGAGGTGATTGCCGCCGCCCTCGCCCACCGCCTGCCCGGCGCGCGGCTGGTCGCCAATGCCGTCACCCTGGAAAGCCAAGCGGCACTGATTGATCTGCACCGTCAGCATGGCGGGCAGTTGATGCAGATCGCGCTGGCGGAGAGCGCGCCGCTCGGCCCTTATCGCGGCTTCACCCCCGCCCGCCCGCTGCTGCATTGGTGTTTAGCATGA
- the cobA gene encoding uroporphyrinogen-III C-methyltransferase: MIETPDFAPGTVWLVGAGPGDPGLLTLHALNALKAAEIVIYDALVSPAILDLIPPGIPREYAGKRGGKPSPQQADISARLIDLAHAGKRIVRLKGGDPFVFGRGGEEAATLAAAGVRFRVIPGVTAGLAGLAYAGIPATTRDTNPALVLATGHLADDNPGGLDWRVLGASDVPIVLYMGLSTLPAIAEKLLAAGRPPGTPAAIVTNATLPTQQVLVAPLNRIAAETKAAGLKSPALIAIGSIVALRDTLAPWQITL; the protein is encoded by the coding sequence GTGATTGAAACGCCCGACTTCGCCCCCGGCACCGTTTGGCTGGTGGGGGCCGGGCCGGGCGACCCTGGCCTGTTGACACTGCATGCGCTGAACGCCCTGAAAGCGGCGGAGATTGTGATCTATGACGCGCTGGTTTCTCCCGCGATTCTCGACCTTATCCCGCCCGGCATCCCGCGCGAATATGCGGGCAAACGCGGCGGCAAACCTTCCCCCCAGCAGGCCGATATTTCTGCCCGGTTGATCGACCTCGCCCACGCGGGCAAGCGCATTGTGCGCCTGAAGGGCGGCGACCCTTTCGTCTTCGGGCGTGGGGGAGAGGAAGCCGCCACCCTCGCCGCCGCCGGGGTGCGCTTTCGGGTGATCCCTGGCGTTACCGCCGGTCTCGCGGGCCTTGCCTATGCGGGCATCCCAGCGACGACGCGCGACACTAACCCGGCGCTGGTGCTGGCGACCGGCCATCTGGCGGATGATAACCCCGGCGGCTTGGACTGGCGCGTGCTGGGGGCGAGCGACGTGCCCATTGTGCTGTATATGGGGTTATCGACCCTGCCCGCGATTGCCGAAAAACTACTGGCGGCGGGCCGCCCCCCGGGAACGCCTGCCGCCATTGTCACTAATGCCACCCTACCGACGCAGCAGGTGCTGGTCGCGCCGTTAAACCGCATCGCGGCAGAGACAAAGGCCGCCGGGCTAAAATCCCCAGCGCTGATCGCCATCGGGTCCATCGTCGCCCTGCGCGACACCCTGGCGCCCTGGCAAATCACCCTATGA
- a CDS encoding GlcG/HbpS family heme-binding protein, with protein sequence MMTVSRLDLADAHLMLTAARARATAIGVPMCIAITDDCGQLIAFDRMDGGKVTSITIAIDKSFTASAAKKATHEYGSASQPGAPAYGIASAIGGRLMVVGGGLPVIVDGAVVGGIGVSSGTPAQDQDVAQAGIDAFLAAQK encoded by the coding sequence ATGATGACTGTCTCCCGCCTCGACCTTGCCGATGCGCATTTGATGCTAACGGCGGCGCGCGCCCGCGCCACCGCGATTGGCGTGCCGATGTGCATCGCCATCACCGACGATTGCGGTCAATTGATCGCCTTCGACCGGATGGACGGCGGCAAGGTCACCTCCATCACCATTGCCATCGACAAGAGCTTTACCGCCTCGGCGGCCAAGAAGGCGACGCACGAATATGGCTCCGCCTCTCAGCCGGGCGCCCCGGCCTATGGTATTGCCTCCGCCATCGGCGGGCGGTTGATGGTGGTCGGCGGGGGTCTCCCGGTGATCGTCGATGGCGCGGTCGTCGGCGGGATCGGCGTTAGCTCCGGCACCCCAGCGCAGGATCAGGACGTTGCCCAAGCCGGGATCGATGCGTTCCTAGCGGCGCAGAAGTAA
- a CDS encoding cobalt-precorrin-6A reductase yields MRILLLGGTTEAMALLVALASVPHVTPILSLAGRTRAPDLPPTAYRLGGFGGVDGLRAYLRAEAIDRVIDATHPFAEQMTRNAVAACEGAGIPLARFTRPPWSAQPGDIWQRVATMPDAARALGTPPRRVFLTIGRLQVAAFEAAPQHAYLLRIIDPPDPLPALPHLRLLPARGPFTEAADRDLMQRERIEVLVSKNSGGAATYGKIAAARSLGLTVIMVAAPPDPSLRQFHDLAAVLDWLHRPAP; encoded by the coding sequence ATGCGTATTCTGCTGCTGGGTGGCACGACGGAGGCGATGGCCCTGCTGGTTGCCCTCGCCTCGGTGCCGCACGTGACGCCGATCCTGTCGCTGGCCGGGCGCACCCGCGCGCCCGACCTGCCGCCGACCGCCTATCGCCTGGGCGGCTTCGGCGGGGTCGATGGCTTGCGCGCTTATCTGCGGGCCGAGGCCATCGACCGGGTGATCGACGCCACCCATCCGTTCGCCGAGCAGATGACCCGCAATGCCGTCGCGGCGTGCGAGGGCGCGGGGATACCGCTCGCCCGCTTCACCCGCCCGCCGTGGTCGGCGCAACCGGGGGATATTTGGCAGCGCGTCGCGACCATGCCGGACGCCGCCCGTGCCCTGGGGACGCCGCCCCGCCGGGTGTTTCTGACCATCGGGCGCTTGCAGGTCGCCGCCTTCGAAGCCGCCCCGCAGCACGCCTATCTGCTGCGGATCATCGATCCGCCCGACCCGCTGCCCGCCCTGCCGCATCTGCGGTTGCTGCCCGCGCGCGGCCCTTTCACCGAGGCGGCAGACCGCGACCTGATGCAGCGGGAGCGGATCGAGGTTCTGGTCAGCAAGAATAGCGGCGGGGCCGCGACTTACGGCAAAATCGCCGCCGCACGGTCCTTGGGGCTGACGGTGATCATGGTGGCGGCACCACCCGATCCATCGCTGCGGCAGTTCCACGATCTTGCGGCGGTGCTGGACTGGCTTCATCGTCCGGCCCCATAG
- a CDS encoding cobyrinate a,c-diamide synthase, with amino-acid sequence MIPPGLLIAAPRSGAGKTTISLGIMRALTRQGVAVAPVKCGPDYIDPAFHTAACGRAGVNLDSWAMDDTQRAALATQALTGADLAVGEALMGLFDGVPGPIGRMGSSADIAASLGWPVVLVLDVSGQSQTAAAVALGFQRFDPRLQVAGVILNRLGSPRHERLIRAAMAPLGLPILGAVPRTASIALPERHLGLVQAGETADLAAKLDALADLAETHIDLAALRSLAAPTRAAAAPARAVRPPGQRIALAWDAAFSFLYPHLLMQWRAAGAEVLPFSPLADEPPPAHADCVWLPGGYPELHAGRLAQNAAFLTGLRRAADRGPVHGECGGYMVLGESLIDAAGVTHPMAGLLGLQSSFATRRMTLGYRRVTLSADGPLGAAGTRLRGHEFHYATVRDLGGDPPFATGEDAYGSPPQAMGSRRNRVSGSFFHVIAPE; translated from the coding sequence ATGATCCCGCCCGGCCTGCTGATCGCCGCCCCACGCTCCGGCGCCGGAAAGACCACCATCAGCCTCGGGATTATGCGGGCGCTCACCCGGCAGGGGGTTGCCGTCGCGCCGGTGAAATGCGGGCCGGACTATATCGATCCCGCCTTCCATACCGCCGCCTGCGGACGGGCGGGGGTCAACCTCGATTCTTGGGCGATGGACGATACTCAGCGCGCTGCCCTGGCCACGCAAGCACTGACCGGGGCCGATCTTGCGGTGGGGGAGGCTTTGATGGGCCTCTTCGACGGCGTGCCCGGCCCAATCGGGCGCATGGGATCATCCGCCGATATTGCCGCGTCCCTCGGCTGGCCGGTGGTGCTGGTGCTGGACGTCAGCGGCCAATCGCAAACTGCCGCTGCCGTCGCGCTTGGCTTTCAGCGGTTCGATCCGCGCCTACAGGTGGCGGGGGTGATCCTCAACCGTCTCGGCAGCCCCCGGCACGAACGCTTGATCCGCGCGGCGATGGCGCCCCTTGGTCTGCCGATCCTCGGCGCCGTGCCCCGGACCGCCAGCATCGCGTTACCGGAACGGCACTTGGGCCTCGTTCAAGCCGGGGAAACCGCCGATCTAGCCGCGAAGCTCGATGCCCTGGCCGATCTAGCCGAAACCCATATCGATCTCGCCGCCCTCAGGTCGCTTGCCGCGCCAACGCGCGCGGCGGCTGCCCCCGCCCGCGCCGTACGGCCGCCGGGCCAGCGCATCGCCCTGGCGTGGGATGCCGCCTTCAGCTTTCTCTATCCACATCTGCTGATGCAATGGCGCGCGGCGGGGGCGGAGGTTTTGCCCTTCTCCCCGCTTGCCGACGAACCGCCCCCCGCGCATGCCGATTGCGTTTGGCTGCCGGGGGGCTATCCCGAACTCCACGCTGGGCGCTTGGCCCAGAATGCCGCGTTCCTGACCGGGCTGCGGCGGGCTGCGGACCGAGGGCCCGTCCACGGGGAGTGCGGCGGCTATATGGTCTTAGGAGAGAGTTTGATCGACGCGGCGGGGGTTACCCACCCGATGGCCGGGCTGCTGGGGCTTCAGAGTTCCTTTGCCACCCGCCGCATGACCTTGGGGTATCGCCGGGTCACCCTAAGCGCCGATGGTCCGCTGGGGGCAGCGGGAACACGTCTGCGCGGTCACGAGTTTCATTACGCGACCGTGCGCGATCTCGGCGGCGATCCGCCCTTCGCGACGGGGGAGGATGCTTACGGCAGCCCGCCGCAGGCGATGGGAAGCCGCCGGAATAGGGTTTCCGGCAGCTTCTTCCACGTTATCGCCCCCGAATAG
- a CDS encoding cobalt-precorrin-5B (C(1))-methyltransferase codes for MPVRMEDDLPDPATLRPGWTTGACATAAARAAVEGLLTGAFPDPVSITLPGGQTPAFALACAERTGGGARVGIIKDAGDDPDVTHGALILATVTRRPLGSGISFIAGPGVGTVTRPGLPLPPGEPAINPVPRKMMVAELTAFATRCGVAADFAIEIAIPDGEKLAQRTMNGRLGILGGLSILGTTGIVVPYSCAAWIHAIHRGVDVARAAGLTHVIGATGDTSEKAAQAFYGVPEIALIDMGDFVGGLLKYLRGHPVPDVTIAGGFAKMTKLGQGLLDLHSKRGSVDLDWLAGLVPEALRPGIRAANSALDALEQADAAGVDLAAAVAEAAWRAAAPVLTAGRLEIMIVDRQGILRAATGLRALPHSDAR; via the coding sequence ATGCCTGTCCGCATGGAAGATGATCTGCCCGATCCCGCGACCCTGCGCCCCGGCTGGACGACCGGCGCCTGCGCCACGGCGGCGGCGCGCGCGGCAGTAGAAGGGCTGCTGACGGGCGCGTTCCCCGATCCGGTTAGCATCACCCTGCCGGGCGGACAAACCCCCGCCTTCGCCTTGGCCTGCGCCGAGCGGACGGGGGGCGGGGCGCGCGTTGGGATTATTAAGGACGCGGGCGACGATCCCGATGTCACCCACGGCGCCTTGATCCTGGCCACCGTGACCCGGCGCCCCCTCGGAAGCGGGATCAGCTTTATCGCCGGGCCGGGGGTTGGTACGGTCACTCGCCCCGGTCTGCCGCTGCCGCCGGGCGAACCCGCCATCAACCCCGTACCGCGCAAAATGATGGTCGCCGAACTGACGGCCTTCGCCACCCGCTGCGGGGTTGCGGCTGATTTTGCCATCGAGATTGCCATTCCCGATGGGGAGAAACTGGCACAGCGCACGATGAACGGGCGCCTCGGGATCCTCGGCGGCCTGTCGATCCTGGGAACGACCGGCATCGTCGTGCCCTATTCCTGCGCCGCCTGGATCCACGCCATCCATCGCGGCGTCGATGTGGCGCGCGCTGCCGGGCTCACCCATGTGATCGGCGCGACGGGCGATACCTCCGAAAAAGCCGCGCAGGCTTTCTATGGCGTGCCGGAGATTGCTTTGATCGATATGGGCGATTTCGTCGGCGGGCTGCTGAAATATCTGCGCGGCCATCCGGTGCCCGATGTGACGATTGCGGGCGGTTTCGCCAAGATGACCAAGCTCGGGCAAGGGCTGCTCGACCTGCATTCGAAACGCGGGAGCGTCGATCTCGATTGGCTGGCCGGGTTGGTACCGGAGGCGCTGCGCCCCGGCATACGGGCGGCGAATAGCGCGCTCGATGCATTGGAACAGGCCGATGCGGCGGGCGTTGATCTGGCGGCGGCGGTAGCCGAGGCGGCGTGGCGTGCGGCGGCGCCCGTACTGACAGCGGGGCGGCTGGAGATCATGATCGTTGACCGGCAAGGCATTCTTCGCGCTGCGACCGGTTTGCGGGCGCTGCCTCATTCTGACGCCCGCTGA
- a CDS encoding precorrin-2 C(20)-methyltransferase has translation MSGTLYGVGLGPGDPELLTVKAVRVLQAVPVVSFFAKAGRRGNARAILDGWLTPVQTEEPLYYPVTTEIPVGEDAYTEALRGFYAEAAERLAAHLSAGRDVALASEGDPLFYGSFMHLYVRLRDRFPTQIIPGVPSMAGCWAAAGLPMTWGDDTLTILAGTQPQSDLTAKLQTSEAAVIMKVGRNLPKIRAALADAGRLAAAVYVARGTMAGQEVCPLTAKTDDTAPYFSLVLVPGNGRRP, from the coding sequence ATGAGCGGCACCCTCTATGGCGTCGGCCTCGGCCCCGGCGATCCCGAGCTTTTGACCGTCAAAGCCGTGCGCGTGCTGCAAGCGGTGCCGGTCGTCAGCTTCTTTGCTAAGGCGGGGCGGCGCGGCAATGCACGGGCGATCCTCGACGGTTGGTTGACGCCGGTCCAGACGGAAGAGCCGCTGTACTATCCCGTCACCACCGAAATCCCCGTCGGAGAGGATGCCTATACCGAGGCCCTGCGCGGGTTCTATGCCGAGGCTGCGGAGCGGCTGGCCGCCCATCTAAGCGCCGGGCGCGATGTGGCCCTGGCGTCCGAGGGCGACCCGCTTTTCTACGGCTCCTTCATGCACCTCTACGTGCGCCTCAGAGATCGTTTTCCGACGCAGATCATCCCTGGCGTCCCCAGCATGGCGGGCTGCTGGGCCGCCGCCGGGCTGCCGATGACCTGGGGCGACGATACGCTGACCATTCTCGCGGGTACCCAGCCACAGAGCGATCTCACGGCAAAATTGCAGACCAGCGAGGCGGCGGTCATCATGAAGGTCGGGCGCAACCTGCCGAAAATCCGGGCGGCACTGGCCGACGCCGGGCGGTTGGCGGCGGCGGTCTATGTCGCGCGCGGGACGATGGCGGGGCAGGAAGTGTGCCCGCTGACCGCCAAGACGGACGATACCGCCCCCTATTTCTCACTAGTGCTGGTTCCCGGCAACGGGCGGCGACCATGA
- a CDS encoding precorrin-8X methylmutase, with the protein MPDPTAYIRDGAEIYRQSFATIRREADLSAFSADEEGVAVRIIHACGMVEITEALAFTTGAVAAGRAALAAGKPILCDAKMVAYGVTRARLPAQNQVLCLLDDPQVPGLAAQAGTTRSAAAVDLWLPHLDGAVVAIGNAPTALFHLLDRIAAGAPRPAVILGMPVGFIGAAESKEALLASGLPALVVRGRRGGSAMAAAAVNALASTAE; encoded by the coding sequence ATGCCTGACCCGACCGCCTATATCCGCGATGGCGCCGAGATTTACCGGCAATCCTTCGCCACTATCCGCCGCGAAGCCGATCTCTCGGCCTTCTCTGCCGACGAAGAAGGCGTCGCCGTGCGCATTATCCACGCCTGCGGCATGGTGGAGATTACCGAGGCGCTCGCCTTCACCACCGGTGCGGTCGCGGCGGGGCGGGCGGCGTTGGCGGCAGGCAAGCCGATCCTCTGCGATGCCAAGATGGTCGCCTATGGCGTCACCCGCGCCCGGCTTCCGGCGCAAAACCAGGTGCTCTGTTTGCTCGACGATCCGCAGGTGCCCGGTCTCGCCGCGCAAGCGGGGACGACGCGCAGCGCCGCCGCCGTCGATCTGTGGCTGCCGCATCTCGACGGGGCCGTGGTCGCCATCGGCAATGCGCCGACCGCGCTGTTTCATCTGTTGGATCGGATTGCGGCAGGCGCGCCCCGCCCCGCCGTCATCCTCGGCATGCCGGTCGGCTTTATCGGCGCGGCAGAATCGAAAGAAGCGCTGCTGGCAAGCGGTCTGCCCGCCCTTGTGGTGCGCGGGCGGCGCGGCGGCAGCGCGATGGCGGCGGCGGCCGTGAATGCTTTGGCGAGTACGGCGGAATGA